A window of the Dehalobacter sp. genome harbors these coding sequences:
- a CDS encoding leucine-rich repeat protein has product MNKIKMKGKKAMALLLCTVMIFGFVPLKAHATEYSGTGYTYDDTSKTLTITDNDGMTNWKSDSNVTNDFITYLIIGNEVTTVPDNAFSDLLYLATVSVGSSVTSIGSYAFSGDKFYQFSFPSGSSLTSIGNYAFTNNTGFTSFTLPDSVETIGDHAFEGCTALTSFTLPSTITSIGNYVFASCGFTSLTIPDTVTSIGDYSYSLCTSLTGVTVSDSVYSVGANAFSGCTALTSAYFPDMTAPTVEAGAFANCASGFSIYYPLGATGYDSLGYLSQTPYGSDISISGNIVINFAETMDTEMPGTVTLTSLDGSRTLSSGAWSGNTFTIPYTGLAYETEYTVAATGFKNSSNADVAVSSHEFTTVSVSGAPTVSVVTPSGTDINNNGNIVITFSEAMDETMGTVSLDGGSTYLSGGSWSADGQTYTIPYSNIAYGTMHTVTIMGFKDAAGTEMTMDSTHSFTTHTAPDAINCDLYYGSITVSGSTLTYYDNTSAQVSQTINSYDNIVIMQTNSTTATANTITVDYGTTAKITLSGVNISAGAPFSVKGSIYGTTLNLLLVGDNTLTATADKCSGLDVDCDSTLNILPCDGSLTATGAKWGAGIGSLIKAGQVNIYGGNITSYGGSKGAGIGASCDVDGYYNEDFEVNIYGGTITATGGEFGAGIGNAYYSRGDPANSNGGSISISGGTITTNGGNCAAGIGSGYMSNISNISISSGTVTATAGKDGAGIGSGESGSAGSIEISGGTVIANAYADVDYTGKGAAIGGGYGASGGNIKISGGNVTANGQPPYAAVIGSGYNGSGSTVEISGGFVKTNAASNGGAAIGSGMFAGNSTVTINGGTVLTYAYSGDGLIGDGASLMSGTPSTIKISGGSVKALPTANPTSDGTTPVYKTVISDLPTSTAVTSEIDHYSSDSSDADKTYAGSNPCVTDSSGNIYLWLPENSAKLTTVVVKDTSVAENGYYAASGYVTTGTNNFTESRNLPSYIRASTLALPESYTMNVNQTHTFYAVAEDCAYRGAAWTSSNPEVATVSQDGDGVVTTVGWGETTISATSYDGGFTGSFVLRVDTIAPSGYTVSINDSDGVYINKADVTADSDFSFTISGAEVGSTLSYTVNRTTFSFNAHTWQWEESSPVLYKSDSVTVTDAMQNVSIGTLATDGSTDGKYYLSVTLTDTAGNTSTAMTDAIIVDTTPTSGDILYFNNGNNIAYSENADKVLTYWYDSAIYMEYNAVFKYTLTSKTGGSPVSGSIAMTEENLIPPASSFRFYIDMSALPDGDFDFVYSFTDPAGNKSADYTYTYHKDVSIPTCDLSFGQAVINSTNQTAISFTLDNISEALRYKYTISDGTNSVDKSTYKSTTETTSGISNIDLSSLSDGMLTLTVKMYDSYANLNFYTATIIKDTIAPTVTLPAVSTAAASIGLNFNETVNAVEGKTITCSDGTDTYTYTIASADNYISGEGSACKAAIPLTAFLNGSNTLTLDSTKTYTVNVDAGTYMDTAGNELANVSLEMVVAPKISPVTGSFDRNPANQIDVQTTVTWGSATGITDVKAGGSSIGAGNYSISGNTLTIRKEYLAAQATGSLLLTIEFNEGATAMLTITITDTTPPSISPASCNYDLSTLSADVTTTITWNSAASVTDVVYSVSPDTTIYMLDISNYTVSDDTLTISNSFFSGLSLTTGATLEFNIIFNTGATSTLMVNVVNGYIQSSNADLSSLSVNDTPVSGFDPDDTEYDAELPYGATSATVSATANDSNAQVSITQASSLPGSAIVSVTAEDGSTTRTYTVNLTIAELISKYTVTFNSNGSEYATKTVNAGTSIGSAAWPADPARSSYTFGGWFTGENGAGTQFIPTTPVNATMTVYAKWTYNGDSSGGGSDPSDGGSTPSTPLTPTHNANVNTGSGTKTTIPVMVDKDAGTASIDIGLLSLNQDRTIITIPSISDVNAYSVGIPVSELLTTGEQGTVTVNTDIGSITVPSNMLTGVEGISGSKAQISIGHGDKNALPPDVKAAIGDKPLISLSLSIDGKQTYWSNPNAPVTVSIPYTPTASELANPESIVIWYIDGSGNVVSVPNGHYDPVTGTVTFSTTHFSDYAVAYNKVSFNDVAAGAWYSKAVGFIAARGITTGTGNGNFSPDAKLTRGDFLVMLMRAYGIAPAENPQDNFADAGSTYYTGYMAAAKQLGISRGVGSNMFAPDKEITRQEMFTLLYNALKGIRQLPQGDSGKTISDFADAGQTDSWAKDAMTLLVETGTVGGSGGALTPLSTTFRAEMAQVLFNLLRE; this is encoded by the coding sequence ATGAATAAGATTAAGATGAAGGGCAAAAAAGCGATGGCGCTGCTGCTTTGCACCGTAATGATCTTCGGTTTTGTACCGCTGAAAGCACATGCGACCGAGTATTCGGGCACTGGTTACACATATGATGATACTTCGAAGACTTTAACCATTACGGACAACGATGGTATGACAAACTGGAAAAGCGATTCCAATGTAACAAATGATTTTATTACTTATTTGATTATTGGAAACGAAGTAACAACTGTCCCCGATAACGCTTTTAGCGATCTGCTTTACTTAGCTACAGTATCCGTTGGCAGCAGTGTGACCTCTATCGGGTCATACGCGTTTAGTGGTGATAAATTTTATCAATTCAGTTTTCCTTCGGGCAGTTCCCTAACATCAATAGGGAATTACGCGTTTACTAATAATACAGGCTTTACTTCCTTCACGCTCCCGGACAGCGTGGAAACCATTGGTGACCATGCCTTTGAAGGATGCACCGCTCTGACTTCGTTTACGCTTCCGAGCACCATTACTTCCATAGGCAATTATGTATTCGCCTCATGCGGCTTTACATCGCTCACAATTCCGGATACCGTGACCTCTATCGGCGATTACTCATATTCTTTATGCACTTCCTTAACGGGAGTCACAGTTTCCGACAGTGTCTATTCAGTTGGCGCAAATGCTTTCAGCGGCTGTACAGCGCTAACTTCCGCGTATTTCCCTGATATGACAGCCCCGACAGTCGAGGCAGGCGCCTTTGCAAATTGCGCGTCGGGATTCTCTATTTACTATCCCCTCGGTGCAACGGGCTATGATTCGCTCGGCTATTTGTCGCAAACCCCTTACGGCTCTGATATCTCAATCAGCGGAAATATCGTTATCAATTTCGCCGAGACAATGGATACCGAAATGCCTGGAACTGTGACACTCACATCATTGGACGGAAGCAGAACGCTCAGTTCGGGAGCCTGGTCAGGAAACACCTTTACGATTCCATACACAGGTCTTGCCTACGAAACCGAGTATACGGTTGCGGCTACAGGCTTCAAGAATTCCTCAAACGCAGACGTCGCGGTATCAAGCCACGAGTTTACGACCGTTTCTGTGAGCGGCGCCCCGACCGTATCAGTCGTCACACCGAGCGGCACGGACATTAATAACAATGGCAATATCGTTATCACCTTCAGCGAGGCGATGGATGAAACAATGGGTACGGTGTCGCTGGACGGCGGCAGCACATACCTTTCCGGCGGCAGTTGGTCGGCGGACGGTCAAACATATACGATTCCCTATTCCAATATTGCATATGGTACAATGCATACTGTTACGATTATGGGGTTCAAGGACGCGGCGGGGACTGAGATGACGATGGACAGCACGCACTCGTTCACAACGCATACAGCGCCTGATGCCATAAACTGCGACCTGTATTACGGCAGTATTACGGTTTCCGGCAGCACGCTTACCTATTATGACAACACAAGCGCTCAGGTATCCCAGACCATCAATTCTTACGACAACATCGTCATAATGCAGACAAACAGCACAACCGCGACAGCCAACACCATAACTGTCGACTACGGAACCACGGCAAAAATTACGCTCAGCGGCGTGAATATATCTGCCGGAGCGCCCTTTAGCGTCAAAGGGTCGATTTATGGAACGACCTTGAATCTGCTGCTGGTGGGCGACAATACGCTCACAGCCACGGCAGATAAGTGTTCCGGACTTGATGTTGACTGTGACTCAACTCTGAATATACTTCCATGCGACGGTTCGCTCACGGCGACTGGCGCCAAGTGGGGTGCTGGCATCGGCAGCTTGATAAAAGCCGGTCAGGTCAATATTTATGGCGGTAACATCACATCATACGGCGGCTCCAAGGGTGCGGGTATCGGAGCGAGTTGCGATGTTGATGGTTATTATAATGAAGACTTTGAAGTAAACATATATGGCGGGACTATAACTGCAACCGGCGGTGAATTTGGTGCGGGCATCGGAAACGCATATTATTCAAGAGGAGATCCCGCAAATTCAAACGGGGGTTCTATTTCCATCAGCGGCGGCACAATCACCACCAACGGCGGTAACTGTGCTGCGGGAATCGGCAGTGGCTACATGAGTAATATAAGTAATATTTCCATCAGCAGCGGCACAGTTACGGCGACTGCAGGTAAAGACGGAGCTGGGATTGGCAGCGGAGAATCAGGAAGCGCTGGCAGCATCGAAATAAGCGGCGGCACGGTTATCGCAAATGCCTATGCCGATGTCGATTATACGGGAAAGGGTGCAGCTATAGGTGGCGGATATGGTGCTTCGGGTGGAAACATCAAGATAAGCGGCGGCAATGTAACCGCCAATGGTCAACCTCCATACGCCGCGGTCATTGGCAGCGGTTATAACGGGAGTGGAAGTACCGTTGAAATCAGCGGCGGTTTTGTCAAAACCAATGCTGCCAGTAACGGTGGAGCCGCTATAGGCAGTGGTATGTTCGCGGGCAACAGCACGGTTACCATAAACGGCGGTACGGTACTGACGTATGCATACAGTGGAGACGGTCTTATCGGCGATGGAGCAAGCTTAATGAGCGGTACGCCGAGCACCATAAAAATCTCCGGCGGTTCCGTTAAAGCGTTGCCCACAGCAAATCCAACGAGCGACGGGACGACCCCGGTATATAAAACGGTAATCAGCGACCTGCCCACGTCGACTGCGGTCACTTCCGAAATCGATCATTACAGCAGCGACAGCTCCGATGCGGACAAAACCTATGCCGGTTCAAATCCTTGCGTGACAGACAGCAGCGGCAATATCTATCTGTGGCTGCCGGAAAATTCCGCCAAACTTACCACCGTCGTTGTTAAGGATACCTCTGTAGCAGAGAACGGTTATTACGCGGCGAGCGGTTATGTGACCACCGGTACGAACAATTTCACAGAAAGCAGAAATCTGCCCTCCTATATCAGAGCGAGCACCTTGGCTTTGCCCGAGTCCTATACCATGAACGTCAATCAGACACACACCTTCTATGCCGTGGCGGAAGACTGCGCCTACCGAGGGGCGGCCTGGACAAGCAGCAATCCTGAGGTCGCGACGGTGAGCCAGGACGGCGACGGCGTTGTCACAACAGTCGGATGGGGTGAGACGACGATTTCGGCGACCTCCTATGATGGCGGATTTACAGGCAGCTTTGTTTTAAGGGTTGATACGATAGCACCAAGCGGTTACACGGTTTCCATTAATGACAGCGACGGCGTCTATATCAACAAAGCGGATGTCACGGCGGATTCAGACTTTTCGTTCACAATAAGCGGCGCGGAAGTCGGAAGTACCTTGTCCTATACGGTAAACAGAACCACATTTTCATTTAACGCTCATACGTGGCAATGGGAAGAATCATCGCCCGTACTGTATAAATCGGATTCCGTTACCGTGACGGACGCAATGCAGAATGTTTCAATCGGTACGCTGGCCACGGACGGTTCAACGGACGGCAAGTACTATTTGAGCGTTACCCTTACGGATACTGCAGGCAATACAAGCACAGCTATGACGGACGCCATAATCGTTGATACGACTCCGACAAGCGGCGATATTCTCTATTTCAATAATGGCAATAATATCGCATATTCCGAAAACGCAGACAAGGTTTTGACATATTGGTATGATAGTGCTATCTATATGGAGTATAACGCCGTCTTTAAATATACGCTCACAAGCAAAACCGGTGGTTCACCTGTCTCGGGCAGTATTGCCATGACCGAGGAAAACCTCATACCACCGGCTTCATCTTTCAGATTTTATATTGATATGAGCGCGCTTCCCGATGGCGACTTCGATTTTGTATATTCGTTTACCGACCCTGCCGGAAATAAGAGCGCAGATTACACATACACCTATCATAAGGATGTGTCCATACCGACCTGCGACCTCAGTTTCGGACAGGCGGTAATAAACAGTACAAATCAGACGGCGATTTCCTTTACGCTAGATAATATATCCGAAGCTTTAAGATATAAATACACAATAAGCGACGGCACGAACAGTGTGGACAAATCGACTTATAAATCCACTACCGAGACCACCTCGGGAATAAGCAATATCGACCTTAGCTCGCTTTCGGACGGGATGCTTACGCTCACAGTGAAAATGTATGATTCATACGCGAATCTAAATTTCTACACCGCGACGATAATAAAGGACACGATAGCCCCGACGGTCACTCTGCCTGCGGTAAGCACAGCGGCGGCAAGTATCGGACTTAATTTCAACGAGACTGTCAACGCTGTAGAGGGTAAGACGATTACCTGTTCAGACGGTACCGATACCTATACCTACACGATAGCTTCGGCTGATAACTACATAAGTGGCGAAGGCTCCGCGTGCAAGGCGGCGATACCGCTGACAGCCTTCTTAAACGGCAGCAATACGCTGACGCTCGACAGCACCAAAACATATACGGTTAACGTAGACGCAGGCACCTATATGGATACGGCGGGAAATGAGCTTGCCAATGTAAGCCTTGAAATGGTCGTCGCCCCGAAAATTTCACCTGTTACCGGCAGCTTTGACAGGAATCCCGCCAATCAAATCGACGTGCAGACCACCGTCACATGGGGCAGCGCTACCGGCATCACTGACGTAAAGGCTGGGGGAAGTTCCATCGGAGCGGGCAATTATAGCATATCAGGCAATACGCTCACCATAAGGAAGGAATATCTTGCGGCGCAAGCCACAGGAAGCCTTCTACTGACGATTGAATTTAATGAGGGTGCTACTGCTATGCTGACCATAACCATCACCGACACAACGCCGCCCTCCATCAGTCCGGCATCGTGCAATTACGACTTAAGCACCCTCTCTGCCGATGTGACGACAACCATCACATGGAACAGCGCGGCCTCGGTAACGGATGTGGTTTACAGCGTGAGCCCGGATACAACCATTTATATGCTGGACATAAGTAATTACACTGTCTCTGACGACACCTTAACCATAAGCAACAGCTTTTTCTCAGGCCTTTCCCTAACGACAGGTGCCACTCTTGAGTTTAATATAATCTTCAATACAGGAGCTACCTCCACTCTGATGGTAAATGTCGTCAACGGATATATACAGAGCAGTAATGCCGATTTGAGCAGTCTTTCGGTGAACGACACGCCTGTGAGCGGCTTCGACCCGGACGACACCGAATACGATGCGGAATTGCCTTATGGAGCGACCAGTGCTACCGTCTCCGCGACGGCCAACGATTCAAACGCACAGGTCAGCATAACACAGGCTTCCTCCCTGCCCGGCAGCGCCATTGTGTCAGTTACCGCGGAGGATGGAAGTACAACCAGAACATATACGGTCAACCTTACGATAGCGGAACTAATCAGCAAATATACCGTTACCTTCAACAGCAACGGCTCTGAATATGCCACCAAAACCGTCAACGCGGGAACTAGCATCGGAAGCGCGGCTTGGCCGGCTGATCCTGCAAGAAGCAGCTATACCTTCGGAGGCTGGTTTACAGGAGAAAATGGCGCCGGTACACAGTTTATCCCCACGACGCCTGTAAATGCCACAATGACCGTCTATGCAAAATGGACGTACAACGGGGATTCTTCTGGTGGCGGCAGTGATCCTTCTGATGGCGGCAGCACTCCGTCAACGCCGTTAACACCGACCCATAACGCAAATGTGAACACAGGAAGCGGCACTAAAACCACAATTCCGGTAATGGTCGACAAAGATGCCGGAACCGCGTCCATTGATATAGGCTTGCTGAGCCTCAATCAGGACAGAACTATCATCACGATACCATCCATTTCCGATGTTAACGCTTATTCAGTCGGTATACCAGTATCGGAGCTGTTAACGACCGGAGAACAAGGCACGGTGACTGTCAATACTGACATAGGCAGTATTACTGTTCCCTCCAATATGCTGACAGGCGTTGAGGGAATCAGCGGCAGCAAGGCTCAAATCAGCATCGGTCATGGAGATAAGAACGCTTTGCCCCCCGATGTGAAGGCCGCCATCGGCGATAAGCCGTTGATTTCGCTCAGCCTTTCCATTGATGGCAAGCAGACCTATTGGAGCAATCCCAACGCACCGGTCACAGTTTCTATCCCCTATACCCCGACCGCTTCGGAGCTTGCTAACCCGGAGAGCATCGTCATCTGGTACATAGACGGCAGCGGCAATGTGGTATCAGTACCCAACGGGCACTACGACCCGGTTACGGGAACTGTGACCTTCAGCACTACCCATTTCAGCGACTATGCCGTGGCATATAACAAAGTGAGCTTCAATGATGTAGCTGCTGGTGCATGGTATAGCAAAGCAGTGGGCTTTATAGCCGCAAGAGGTATCACAACAGGTACCGGAAACGGTAACTTCAGTCCTGATGCAAAGCTCACTCGCGGTGACTTCCTTGTGATGTTGATGCGTGCCTATGGAATAGCTCCTGCTGAAAATCCTCAGGATAACTTCGCAGACGCAGGCAGCACCTATTATACGGGTTACATGGCGGCGGCAAAACAGCTTGGCATATCCCGGGGTGTAGGCAGCAATATGTTTGCACCTGATAAGGAGATCACCCGTCAGGAAATGTTCACCCTGCTGTATAACGCACTCAAGGGCATTAGACAACTTCCGCAGGGAGATTCCGGCAAGACGATTTCTGACTTCGCCGACGCCGGTCAGACCGACTCATGGGCAAAAGACGCCATGACGCTGTTGGTAGAAACCGGTACCGTCGGTGGAAGCGGCGGAGCGCTCACGCCGCTCAGTACGACTTTCAGGGCAGAAATGGCACAGGTGC